The following are from one region of the Coccinella septempunctata chromosome 7, icCocSept1.1, whole genome shotgun sequence genome:
- the LOC123317803 gene encoding ubiquitin carboxyl-terminal hydrolase 10-like has translation MKNKPVKVQTCDVKKNGVKSDVNEPVNVWAKKSWTSLFKKEEPTTNGELVTERSDEKFKSLDTVEKSRTIDPATHRLAEFLSNFEIDGKSANLQPRGLINRSNYCYINSILQALLACPPLCNLLIGLSKNLTENGHGLPPIIKNMCKFINKFEKLPDSYLNRISKRNKKKQGSFDFSCGDSIEASSIYTILNDTRSDSFLVEGRQEDAEEFLGLLLNGLKDEMMNIIESCKTENKIEMNHDSEDWKQMGPKNKRNITRKVQFDKTPISDIFAGLLCSKIHKTGDESTENIQPFLTLQLNIRTAKTITEALEQLTIKNQLEGITSAKTNQKVEAWQQVLIEKLPAVLVLHLQCFRYNGNGCTKIMKKVEFPIDLQVDSKILSGKPSSSSEKQYKLFAVVYHEGKEASKGHYVADAFHSGHRTWLRFDDAKVRSVSVESVLKPHGDRVPYLLFYKRGDIV, from the exons atgaagaataagcCTGTGAAGGTCCAGACGtgtgatgtgaaaaaaaatggagtCAAATCAGATGTTAATGAACCTGTAAACGTATGGGCGAAGAAATCATGGACGAGTCTCTTCAAGAAAGAGGAACCCACGACAAATGGAGAGTTAGTGACTGAACGCAGTGATGAGAAATTTAAATCGTTGGacactgttgaaaaaagcaGAACTATTGATCCAGCCACTCACAGACTAGCAG aatttctATCGAACTTCGAAATTGATGGAAAAAGTGCTAATCTACAACCAAGAGGCTTAATCAATAGGAGCAATTATTGCTACATCAATTCGATTTTACAAGCCTTGCTGGCCTGCCCACCTTTATGCAATCTGCTGATAGGACTTTCGAAGAATTTGACGGAGAATGGACACGGCCTACCACCCATCATAAAGAACAT gtgcaaattcatcaataaattcgaGAAGCTGCCCGATTCCTACCTAAACCGTATATCGAAaaggaacaagaagaaacagggGAGTTTCGACTTCTCCTGCGGCGACTCGATCGAAGCCTCTTCGATCTACACCATCCTGAATGATACCAGAAGCGACTCGTTTCTTGTCGAGGGACGTCAAGAGGACGCTGAGGAATTTTTGGGTCTACTGCTGAACGGACTGAAGGACGAAATGATGAAT ATAATCGAATCCTGCAAAACTGAGaacaaaatagaaatgaatCACGACTCCGAAGACTGGAAACAAATGGGACCAAAGAACAAGCGTAACATCACGAGAAAGGTTCAATTCGACAAAACTCCAATCAGCGACATATTCGCCGGACTCTTGTGCTCAAAGATCCACAAAACGGGAGATGAATCCACAGAAAACATACAGCCGTTCCTGACTCTTCAGCTGAACATCAGGACGGCCAAAACCATCACGGAAGCCCTGGAACAGCTGACGATAAAGAATCAACTTGAAGGAATAACTTCGGCCAAGACGAATCAAAAGGTGGAAGCGTGGCAGCAGGTGCTGATCGAGAAACTGCCGGCTGTTCTTGTCCTCCATCTGCAATGTTTCCGTTACAATGGGAACGGATGCACGAAGATTATGAAGAAGGTGGAGTTCCCCATCGACCTCCAGGTTGATTCCAAGATCCTGTCGGGAAAACCTAGCAGTTCTTCAGAGAAACAGTACAAGCTTTTCGCTGTCGTTTACCATGAAGGTAAAGAGGCCAGCAAGGGACACTATGTGGCGGACGCGTTCCATTCTGGACATCGTACTTGGTTGAGGTTTGACGATGCAAAAGTGAGATCAGTGTCAGTGGAAAGTGTTTTGAAACCGCATGGAGACAGAGTtccttatcttttattttataaaagagGTGATATAGTTTAA
- the LOC123317802 gene encoding uncharacterized protein LOC123317802 gives MNKVEMGNGGSSFINLPEKIAAKKACINIKNNDQCCFLWSITACLHPASSHSDRVSSYPHPSTIFNCDGIDFPIKLKDIERFEMLNNVSVNVFSLQMVKNDDFIVVPSRICKSKIPQRHANLLLIQNIYNHIDDGKNAPIDAKIEYHYVYIKNLSRLVSKQLSKSKKNKFICDQCLNYFTTEEKLGKHIELCSNHEPCHIQFPEKSHVSFTNYRYKQRSPFVMYCDFESYLKPINDINLSCLKYQELKPISAGFFLKSSYEDIVPSYYESYTGVDCMEWFSNKLCEIADRLCKIINHVKPINSTGSHSRVVCHICEKTFKADDKIVMDHDHFTGVCRGWAHNSCNLNFKKSFIIPVVFHNLGGYDAHFLIKEIAKQGRVSLLPLNKEKYISFKKYDENTQIQFRFIDSLRFLNSSLENLASYLSLNQFIELKKQFFDYNDDAFKLLTKKGVFPYDYISSVDKLNDTCLPSIEKFYNKLNYEEISDEQYLHAQLIWSTFNCQSLKDYMMLYLKTDIMLLADVFEQFRNSCIKEYELDPIHFYTLPGYTFQCMLKTTKIKLEIIKDIDILLFIENGIRGGISQCSNRYSTANNKYMGPKFDVNEPEKYLLYLDVNNLYGWAMSQFLPYGGFKWTDTNIDITQIPDDAPEGYILEVDLEYPAEIHDKHKDLPFCAESRIPPGSKLPKLLTTLYHKKNYIVHYRTLKQALSHGLVLKKVHRVLQFKQSAWLKMYIDKNTHLRQTAKNNFEKNLFKLMVNAVYGKTIENVRKHREVKLVNKWYGRYGAMNLISSPFYKDRMIFGENLVAIELQKRLITIDKPIYVGMSVLDISKVCLYEFHYDYFQPNFKESILNYVDTDSLTYEVSNQNPYECIKRDCYTRFDTSDYPKGNPYGIPQVNKKVLGLMKDENNGKIMTDFVGLR, from the exons ATGAATAAGGTGGAAATGGGTAATGGAGGTAGTTCATTCATCaatcttcctgaaaaaattgcggCCAAAAAAGCATGcattaatatcaaaaacaatgaTCAATGTTGTTTTTTGTGGAGTATTACTGCATGCTTACATCCAGCATCTTCCCACTCTGATAGAGTGTCATCATATCCCCACCCAAGCACTATTTTTAATTGTGATGGTATAGATTTTCCTATAAAACTTAAAGATATAGAGAGGtttgaaatgttgaataatGTTTCAGTGAATGTTTTCTCACTGCAAATggttaaaaatgatgatttcattGTAGTTCCATCTCGTATCTGCAAATCCAAAATTCCACAAAGACATGCCAATTTACttctaattcagaatatatataacCATATTGATGATGGAAAAAATGCTCCTATTGATgccaaaatagaatatcattatgTGTATATTAAGAACTTGTCGAGGTTAGTGTCGAAACAACTTAGTAAGTCTAAGAAAAATAAGTTCATATGCGATCAATGTCTTAATTATTTCACTACAGAAGAAAAACTAGGGAAACATATCGAATTGTGCTCGAATCATGAGCCATGTCACATACAGTTTCCAGAAAAGTCTCATGTTAGTTTTACAAATTACAGATACAAACAGAGAAGTCCTTTTGTAATGTATTGTGACTTTGAGTCATATTTGAAACCAATCAATGATATAAATTTGAGTTGTTTAAAGTATCAAGAACTCAAACCTATCAGCGcaggtttttttttgaaaagttcttatgAGGACATTGTACCGTCATATTATGAGAGCTATACTGGGGTTGATTGCATGGAATGGTTCTCGAATAAATTGTGTGAGATTGCAGATAGGTTAtgcaaaataattaatcatgtgAAACCCATAAACTCAACTGGTTCACATAGTCGAGTTGTATGCCATATATGTGAGAAAACATTCAAAGCGGATGATAAAATAGTCATGGACCATGATCACTTTACTGGAGTGTGCCGCGGGTGGGCTCACAATAGTTGTAATCTCAATTTCAAAAAGTCTTTTATCATACCAGTAGTTTTCCATAATCTAGGTGGATATGACGCACATTTTCTTATAAAGGAGATTGCAAAACAGGGCCGCGTTTCTCTTCTACcattaaataaagaaaaatatattagttttaagaaatatgatgaaaatactCAAATACAATTCAGGTTCATTGACAGTTTACGTTTTCTCAACAGTTCGCTAGAGAATTTAGCCTCATAtctttcattgaatcagtttattgaattgaaaaaacaatttttcgactATAATGATGATGCATTCAAACTTTTGACTAAAAAAGGTGTGTTTCCCTATGACTATATTAGTAGtgttgataaattgaatgataCATGTCTACCGTCCATTGAGAAATTCTACaacaaattgaattatgaagaGATAAGTGATGAACAATATCTACACGCTCAACTAATATGGTCCACATTCAATTGTCAATCATTGAAAgattatatgatgttatatcttAAAACTGATATTATGCTTTTAGCCGATGTGTTTGAACAATTCCGCAATAGCTGTATAAAAGAGTATGAATTAGATCCTATTCATTTTTACACCCTTCCGGGTTATACCTTTCAATGTATgcttaaaacaacaaaaatcaaattagaaATCATTAAAGATATTGACATATTACTATTCATAGAAAACGGTATAAGAGGTGGAATAAGTCAGTGTTCAAACAGATACTCTACGGCTAATAACAAATATATGGGGCCAAAATTCGATGTTAATGAACCTGAAAAGTATTTACTCTACTTAGATGTGAATAACTTATATGGTTGGGCTATGAGTCAGTTTTTGCCATATGGGGGATTCAAGTGGACAGACACAAATATAGATATTACACAAATACCTGATGATGCTCCCGAGGGATATATTTTAGAGGTTGATTTGGAATATCCCGCCGAAATACACGACAAGCACAAAGACTTGCCATTCTGTGCGGAATCACGTATCCCACCTGGATCAAAGTTGCCTAAATTATTAACTACcctttatcataaaaaaaattatatcgtgCATTATAGGACGTTGAAACAAGCCTTGAGTCATGGACTTGTTTTGAAAAAAGTCCATAGAGTTCTTCAATTCAAACAATCTGCCTGGCTCAAAATGTATATTGACAAAAATACACATTTGAG GCAGACAGCAaagaacaattttgaaaaaaatcttttcaaattaatGGTTAATGCTGTGTATGGGAAAACGATTGAAAACGTCCGGAAGCATAGAGAAGTTAAATTGGTCAACAAATGGTATGGCAGATATGGTGCAATGAATTTGATTTCTAGCCCTTTCTACAAGGATAGAATGATCTTCGGAGAAAATCTAGTCGCTATTGAATTGCAAAAGCGTTTAATCACAATCGATAAaccaatatatgtaggaatgtcTGTATTAGACATTTCAAAGGTTTGCTTGTATGAATTTCATTACGATTATTTCCAACCTAATTTCAAAGAAAGTATATTGAATTATGTAGATACTGATAGTTTAACTTATGAGGTATCAAATCAAAATCCCTATGAGTGCATAAAACGAGATTGCTACACACGCTTTGATACATCTGACTATCCTAAAGGAAATCCATATGGAATTCCTCAAGTCAATAAAAAAGTATTGGGTTTGATGAAGGATGAGAATAATGGTAAGATTATGACCGATTTCGTAGGATTA